A window of the Miscanthus floridulus cultivar M001 chromosome 14, ASM1932011v1, whole genome shotgun sequence genome harbors these coding sequences:
- the LOC136503525 gene encoding putative elongation factor TypA-like SVR3, chloroplastic, with translation MKVSNTEYDEHKGRIAIGRLHVGELQSGMEVKVCTPDDACRVSKVSEFFVYQNFSRVPVESVGAGDICAVCGMDGIMIGETIADKVTGTPLPTIKVEEPTVRMSFSINTSPFVGREGKYVTNRNLRDRLYRELERNLAMKVEDGETADTFLASGRGTLHLTILIENMRREGYKFMIGPPKVINKTVDGKLLEPYEIAAVEVPEESMGSVVKLLGRRRGQMVDMEADGPEGTALLKYKIPTRGLIGLRNAILAGI, from the exons ATGAAGGTATCTAATACTGAATATGATGAGCACAAAGGAAGAATAGCAATTGGACGGCTGCATGTCGGAGAACTTCAGAGTGGCATGGAGGTCAAG GTTTGTACACCAGACGATGCTTGCAGGGTTAGTAAAGTAAGTGAGTTTTTCGTTTATCAGAACTTCAGTCGCGTCCCCGTTGAATCTGTTGGTGCTGGTGACATTTGTGCTGTATGTGGAATGGATGGTATCATG ATTGGGGAAACTATAGCTGATAAAGTTACAGGAACACCATTGCCCACTATCAAAGTGGAGGAGCCAACAGTCAGAATGTCTTTCTCCATCAATACATCACCTTTTGTTGGACGGGAG GGGAAATACGTTACTAACCGAAATCTCCGTGACAGGTTGTATCGCGAGCTCGAAAGGAATTTGGCTATGAAAGTAGAAGATGGGGAAACTGCTGATACATTTCTTGCTAGTGGCAGAGGCACACTGCATCTCACAATATTGATAGAGAATAT GCGGAGAGAAGGATATAAATTTATGATTGGACCTCCAAAGGTCATAAACAAGACAGTGGATGGAAAACTACTAGAGCCTTATGAG ATTGCTGCTGTTGAGGTCCCAGAGGAGTCCATGGGATCAGTTGTTAAGCTTTTGGGGAGAAGGCGTGGACAAATGGTCGACATGGAAGCTGACGG GCCGGAGGGAACAGCATTGCTGAAATACAAGATTCCTACCAGAGGCCTCATTGGACTTCGGAATGCAATTCTTGCAG GAATCTGA